The Crassaminicella indica genomic interval ATTTTACTTTCATTTTCTACATCTGAATAGGAAGTTACTTCATCTAAAATTATAATAGGACTATCTTTAAGTATTGCTCTTGCAATAGATATTCTTTGCTTTTCTCCTCCACTAAGTTTTATTCCCTCTTCTCCAAGTAATGTATCATATCCATTAGGTAGACTCATGATAAAATCATGGATTTGTGCTTTTTTACTAGCTTCAATGATTTCTTCCGTACTTTTATTTGAACCCATTTTTATATTTTCTGCTATTGTATCATGTAGCATAAAAACATTTTGAAATACAAATGATACATTATCCATTAAATCTTCCATTTTAATTTCCTTTATATTGATACCGTCAATAGTAATACTACCTTCTTTCACATCCCAAAATCTTCCTACTAGCTGACCTAAAGTAGTCTTTCCTGAACCCGAAGGTCCTACTAATGCTACTATACTATTAGGCTCTATAGTTAAAGATAAATTTTTTATAACTTCTTCCTTATCATATTTAAATGTAATATTATTAAATTCTATTTTCCCTTTAATTTTTTCATTTAACCTTCTATTTCCTTTTACTTGTTGCTCTTTTTTTAGAATTTCTCTTACTTTACCAGCTCCTTCTAACAATAATGAAAATTGTGCTCCAAATTCTAATAATTGTTTAAAAGAAATAAGGAAATTTGAACTTAAAATTAAAAATATGATATAAGTAGAAACATTTATAGTTTGATTTAACAGCATAATCCCTCCAATAGGAATCATAAATAAAAGTCCAGAATCTATAAGCACTAAGAATATAGCATACTTTGGAGAATACGCCATTGTCATTTCAATCCAGTAATCTGCATATTCTTTTGTAGTATCTTTATAATTTTTAAAGGATTTTGCTGATAAATTAAAGGCCTTCATTACATTCATACCATTTATATATTGGATAATAGTAGCATTCAGCTTTTTAAGCAAAGCATGATACTGATTTGACATTCCTTCCATACCTCTAAACATTGACATTTGAAGTATGAAGCCTAAAACAATTGGAATACATAAAACTAAAGCTAACTTCCAATTTAAATATAAAAGATAAGTAATAACTACAATAGGAGTTATTACTGCTGAAGCTAGATCTGGAATCTGATGTGCTATAAAATTTTCCAATTTTTCTACATCTTCATTAATTGTTTTTTTAATTTCTCCAATTGTATGTCCTGTAAAAAATCCCATATTCAACTTTGAAATATGATTTATTGCTTTCATTCTAAGCTCATAAAGTATTGTATATGCCGCAACATGTGAAAATACTCCTGATGCCAAAAATATTACCATTCTAGCTACTACAATCACCCCTACAATAATAGCCATTGACTTGATTTTTTCATAATCTACAGAAGTCTTAAAAATCTCTAATATAATATTGTACATAAAAATATATGGCGCTATGCCAAGTAGTGAGCTTATTACACTAAATATAGCTGCTATATATAATTTGATTTTTTCCTTACCCGATACCTCTAAAAGAAAACTTAAATTAGATTTTTTTTTCATATTTATCCTCCTCTCTATACAATCCCTACTTTTTTATATATCTTTATATTTCCATCGATGAATTTCTCCTTTCTTTTGTATTATTTTTATCAAATGATTTCCTATAAAGATTATAGTTGATAACGATTATCATTTTCTACTCCAAAGCAAATAAAAAATGCTCCAAAAATAAAAATCTATTTTTATTTAGAGCATTTCTCATATCCTTATTCAATTTTTAAAATATAATCCAATCTGATTATTTTGATTTTCTGTATTTTAAAGGTGTTATCCCATTATATCTTTTAAATACATTTGCAAATTTACTTGGATTTTCATAGCCTATTTCATTAGCAATCTCTAAAATTGATAGATTAGTATTTTTTAATAAATATTTTGCTTTTCGTATTTTTGCTTTTTTTATATATCCATAGACCGTATCTCCTGTAATATCTTTAAACCATTTTTGTAATTTGTAAATACTTGTATTTAATTTGATTGCTAATTCTTTAACAGAAGGTGTATTTTGAATATTTTCATTGATGATTTCTTTCGCCTTAGTGATTCTTTGTATTTCTTTATTTTTAATATTTTTTAAATTTTTCTTTGATTTTTCTTCAAGAAAAGTAGATAAAAACTCAATAGCTTTTAATTTTAATTTTATATATCCCATCATATTATTACTAGAAATTTCATCTATCTCTTGTGCTATTTTTCTTAAATCATAGCTAGCTTTTTCAACAATTAATATATTTTCATTAAATATATTATTGATATTTTCTTGCCAGTCTCTTATAATCCTGTCTTCCCAAATAGAATTTACAGCATTTTTGATAATATTAAAATTCATATGAATAGATATAGTTTTACAATTTCTATATTCAAATTTAAAACGCTCCAATTCATTCAATGCTTTATAAATAAAAATATCTCCCTCTTTAAATGCATATTTTTTATAATCCGGTAAGGATAAAATTTTTGTATCTCCACTATAACAATATCCTACTTCTAAAATGTCCTCATGGGGCACTCTATCAAAATCCATTTCCATTTTTGAGATATTAAATCCTGATATTTCTAATCCCTTCTCTATTTTTACTCTAAAAAAACTTCCTTCTCCCAATTGGTCTTTAATAAAATATTTTTTGCCTAATAATTCATCTAATGTTTTAGCACAGTATTTATTTTCTATATATTTATAATAATCATCTATTATATTTTTCTTAATTATCATTTTTATCTACCCCTCTTAAACAATCTTTATTCATAAAATTACTGATTCATTAATCTAACTAAAAATCATTTTCAGGGAACAATATACTGTATGATTTCACGTTTAGAATAGCACAACAATATCCAAAAAACAATCAAAGTGCTACTTCCCCTGTTTTATATGTCTTTCTAGTATTGCTCCTAAATATTTTTTAAAAAATTCGTTATATATAATATGAAAACCATAGAATTTTGTTTATTTATTTCATTGTTTTTAATTTTTAAAATATTAAGTTTTATTAAATTTTATTAACATTTGCAAACCTTTTCCTATTTTTATTAGCTTTTATTTTAGTATAAATAAAGTAATTGCAAGGCTTATAAGCATTAAATTTGGAAGATTCATTAAAATTTTCTGAATAGTCTGTTTTTAACAGATATTTTCAAATAGATGTTATACTAATATTGTTAAAAGCTTATCATACACAAACCTTTCACATTACCTATTTAATAGGAAGGGGGCCTTGCAATCAAGGAAATCTAAATTGTAATTGTAGTTTCATCCTTTAAAAAGCAAAATATAAACTTAGAGGAGGATTTTTAATGGGATTTTTAATGGGATTTGCAAAACTTTCACCTGTTTTTGTAATGGCAGGACTTATGATTTCTGGTATGGATGCATTATTAGCAGCACCATTAGCTACCGTATATGCAGCAATCATTGCAGTTATCACCGAAAAGCTTAAATTCAATGAAATTGTTGATTGTGCTGTTGAAAATGTTAAAGAGATGCAGCTTGTATTCTTTATTCTTATGTTAGCTTATGCTATGGCTGAAGCTTTCATGGCTACTGGTGTAGGTGCATCTATTATCAACATGGCACTTAGTCTAGGTATGACTGCAAAAACAGTAGCTGTTACAGGCTTTATAGTTACTGCTATTTTATCTGTTGCTACAGGTACTTCCTGGGGAACATTTGCAGCATGTGCGCCAATCTTTTTATGGTTAAATCATATCGTTGGTGGACATATATTACTTACAACTGCTGCAATCGCTGGTGGAGCTTGTTTTGGAGACAATATCGGACTTATTTCAGATACTACGGTAGTTAGTTCTGGTATTCAAAAGGTTGAAGTTATTCATAGAATCAGACATCAAGGTGTTTGGTCTATATTATGTCTTGTAATCACTGCAGCAATTATATTTGGTTTAAGTATGGGATTACCTAATACAACTGCAAACGCTTCTGATGCAATCAGCCAAATTTCTCCTGATGTTATGGACTATTTAGCTAATAAGAAACCAGCAGCTGTTACTCTATTGAACCAAGTAAAAGAAGGCGTACCATATTATATGATTATTCCATTATTAATCGTATTAGTTGTAGCTGTTAAAGGCTTGCCAACTCTTGCTTGTTTAGGATTAGGTATTATTTCATCCTTAGTATTAGGTCTTGTTGCAGGTACTGTTGAAAATGTTAGTAGCTTCTTAGATTTAGTATATACTGGTTTTGAAGGTGCTGGATCATGGGTTATCGTTATGATGATGTGGGTTGCTGCTTTTGGTGGAATCATGGGAAGAATCAAAGCATTTGCTCCAATCTCTAACTTAATCTCAAGCATCGTTTCAAATGTAAGACAACTTATGTTTGCAAATGGTTTACTTTCTATTCTTGGAAATGCAGCTTTATCTGATGAAATGGCTCAAATCGTTACAATCGGACCAATCATCAAATCTTTAACAGATGAGAATGTAGAGGCTAGCGAAGAAGATATGTACAAGCTTCGTCTAAGAAATGCAACTTTCGGAGATGCACTAGGTGTATTTGGTTCGCAGCTTATTCCATGGCACGTGTATATGGGATTCTATGTAGCTATTGCTTCAGCAGTATATCCACTACATGAATTTGTTGCAATAGAAATTATCAAACACAATGTAATGGCTATGGTTGCTGTAGGATCTATCTTACTTCTAACATTAACTGGTCTAGATAGATTTATACCTCTATTCGGACTACCATCTGAACCACAAGTAAAACTAAAAAAACATAATAAGAAAACTATAAAAGAAACAGCATAAGAAAAGTACCCAATCCAGGGTACTTTTTTATATTATTCATTAAAAAACTTTTTACTGATGAAAGATGAAGGAATTTATCGTGTTACTATATACAGCATACAAAAACTTAAATAACCATAAAATTTGACAAAAAATAAAGTATTCTTCACATAAATAGAATTTTACTTATTAGATTATTAGGAATAATATATAAGTTAGGCGTAAAAACTTATAGTATTATTTATACTATATACTGCTGTAAAAATAAAACAAGTGAGGTGTTAACTTATGAATCCATTTATCAGTTTAGGTATTGCACTTATTGTAGGTATTTTGTTTGGAAAGCTTATGAACAGATTCAAAGTTCCAGCTGTTGCTGGATATATCATAGCAGGTCTTATTTTGGGAACCTCTGGCTTTAATATCGTTAACAGCGAGATGATAGAAAAATTATCTTTTCTAAGCGACTTTGCTTTAGGAATAATTGCTTTTAACATAGGTAGTGAACTTCAAATATCAGTTATTAAAAAATTAGGCAAATCTATATTTGTCATTGCAACCTGTGAAGCTTTATCAGCATTTTTATTTGTAACTGCTATTACCTATTTACTAACTAAAAATATATCTACTGCTTTAATTTTAGGAGCTGTATCTTCTGCTACTGCTCCAGCAGCAACTGTAATGGTTTTAAAGGAATACAATGCAAAAGGTCCCCTAACAAGTACTTTACTTGGTGTTGTAGCAATAGACGATGCTATTTGTTTAATGATTTATGCTATCGCTTCTTCAGTAGCAAAGGTGTTCATCAAGCATGAAACTGTCACTCTTTATAAAATATTAATACATCCTATTATGGAAATTGTATCATCTATTCTAGTTGGTTTAGTACTTGGTATTATATTAACATATCTAGTAAAGATTTCAAAAAAAGAAGGAGAACTACTTCCCTTTATTACAGGAATGATTATACTTCTTGTTGGAATAGCTACTAAATTTCATTTATCTCCACTGCTTTGTGCAATGGCTTTAGGAATAGTTATTGCAAATATATCTTCTAACAATAGAAGAGCTTTCTCAAGCGTTGAAAGCTTTTCATCACCAATTATTGCAGCCTTTTTTACGTTAGCAGGTTCAAGACTTGACATATCTTTACTTCCTCATATAGGAATTATTGGTGTTTGCTATTTGATATTTAGAATCATAGGAAAAGTATTAGGTGCTTCTATTGGAGGAATAATTGCTGATTCTCCTAAAGTAGTAAAAAAATATATTGGCTTTGGCTTATTGTCTCAAGTCGGTGTGGCTGTAGGACTTGCGATTGTTGTAAATCGAGAGTTTTCAAACTCAGAGCTAGGTTCTTTAGTCATAACTATTCTTTTAGCAACAACAATTATTACAGAAATAGTTGGTCCATTAGCTACAAAAAGTGCTATAATAAAAGCAAAAGAAGCTCATTTATAATTTTAAGGAGGGAAATGCCATGTATGCCCTATTTCTTATATTAAACGAAACAGAAAAATTAGATCAAATTCACAATATATTTTATGAGGTAGGTGTAGGTGCAACCACCATTGATAGTGTAGGTATGGGAAAGGTTCTATTAGAGCATCACATAGATGTACCCATATTTTCAAGTATTCGAAAACTTGTAGAAGGAAATAAACCATATAATAAAACTATTATAAGTGTTATTAGAGAAGAAGATAAGCTTAGGAAAACAATCGATCTAATTAATGAAGAATTAAATCATATCAACAAGCCCGGTGTAGGATTTATGTTCGTCTTACCAGTATTAGAATGTTACGGTTCAAAGCATAGTGGATCTAAAATCAAACAAATAAACAAAGGTTAAACTGAATTGCACAATTTATAATAAAGCTAAAAATATTAAGCATGCCTTAGCATGCTTAATATTTTTAATAATTTCTAGATTTTATAAACATTTGAGTCCAATAGCTAGTTCCCTTTTCATCTTTTGCATAACCAATACCGATTTCTGTATAATTTGGACTTAAAATATTTTTTCTGTGTCCTGGCGAATTCATCCAAGCCATCATTACTTCTTTTGGAGTTTTTTGTCCCTTTGCAATATTTTCTCCTGCATAAGAATAACTAAGGCCAAAATTTTTAATCATTTCAAAAGGTGTTCCATAAATTGGCGAAGTATGTGAAAAATATCCCTGCTCTTTCATATCTCTAGACTTATACCTCGCAATCCTTGATAACTCCCAATTTTCTTTTAATGGTTTTAATCCCATTTTTTCTCTTTCTGCATTGACTAATCTTATAACTTCCTTTTCAAAAGTTCTCTCTGCTTCTACATCCGGAATATTTATCTTTATTCCTGGATAAATAATATTTGGATTCTTTAACTGCTTATTTTCATAAATCAATTCTGAAAATCCAACCTCATACCTTTGTGCTATTTTCCAAAGAGTATCTCCTGGTAAAACTGTATGCACTTTACTTACAGCTTGAGCATTTAACGAACCTGCTCCTGTAAATAGTAGCAAACCTATAGCCATACCAGTTAGAAATTTTTTCATATCCTCATCCCTCCTTATATATAAGTATACTGAATTTCGGGAAGAATGGGAAATATCAAAATTTGCCTTTTATTATGCCTGCATATGATTTACTTTTACGCCTTCGAGTCCATTTAATTGATCCATCATATTCTGTATTCTGCCCATATCAGCTCTTAAATTTAATGTAATCAAGCCATTATTCACTTCCTCTGGATCATGTATACCAAATCTTCCTACAATAATATCTCCATTTTTTGTTAGAATCTCCTGCATACGAGGAGCAGAATCTTTTCTATGATCTACTCGTATACTCATAACACTTAAATGATCCATATTTACCCCTCCTATCATTTTTCTTTAAGTATTTTAGACAAGATCATAAAATTATATACCTATTAAAGTAGTTTTTAATTTGCGTAAATTATCGTATACTATTATTATAATGAGTTTACATTTTTTCAAGCTAGATTGCTATTGTTAAACTCTAACATAAACTTCATAATAGGATAGGTGATTATAATGAATTTTCCTGCAATTCAAGAATTTTTTCAAAATAGACAAGCTAAGCCTGAAGGAAATTATGAAAGATTTTCTGTTTTAGTACCTATAGTTAAAGTTAAAGATCAACTTGAACTTTTATTTGAAATTCGTTCAGATCATTTAAAGGTACAGCCAAAAGAAATATGTTTTCCTGGAGGAAAAATAGAAAAAAACGAATCTGAAAAAATGTGCGCTATCAGAGAAACTTGTGAAGAATTAAATATTTCATCAGATCATATAAAAATCTTTGGTTCTTTAGATTTTTTAGTCTTACCTTATAATATAATACTATATCCTTTTTTAGGAAGTATCTCATCAATAGATCCTAAAAAAATTCAATTTAATAAAGACGAAGTATCAGAAGTTTTTACCGTTCCAATAGATTTTTTTATGGAAAATGAACCCCAAAAACACTTTATATACCTTAACGCACATATTCCTGAAACTTTTCCATTTCATATGATTCCAAGTGGGAAAAATTATAATTGGAGAACAGGAAAATATCCCGTTCTATTTTATAAATATAAAGAATATGTCATATGGGGTATGACAGCAAGAATTATTAAAAATTTTGTTGATATTATAAAAAGCAAAAAATCATCTCTTAGATGATCAGACTGTTGACAAAGTATAAAAAAGCGAGAATTCTTTTTTTTCAAAAAGGATTTTCGCTTTTTATGTAGAATAAATATATATAGAATAATTTCCCGAAGGGACTGATTGTATTGTTAACTAAGAATAATGGATACCAAAATAGAATTGAAACTGTTATGATTGAGAACCTAGTTTCTGAAGATCATTTGCTTAGAAAAATCAATAAATATATTAACTTTTCATTTATATATGATTTAGTAGAAGATAAGTATTGTTTAGATAATGGAAGACCATCTATTGATCCAGTTGTTTTATTTAAGATGATGTTTATTGGATATCTTTATGGTATTCGCTCCGAAAGGAGATTAATGGAAGAAATCAAATATAATATTGCTTATAGATGGTTTTTAGGTTATGGAATTACTGATGAGATTCCTCATCATTCTACTATTAGTCAAAATAGAAGACGTAGATTTACAGGTACTGATATATTTGAAAAAATTTTTTCAAATATAGTGAAACAAGCAATAGATAATAATTTGGTATTGGGTAAAATACTATACACTGATTCTACTCATCTTAAAGCTAATGCTAATAAAAATAAGTATGAAGAAAAATATATTAAAGTTGAAGTAAAAGAATATGTTGATGATTTAGAAAATGCAATTAATGAAGATAGAATAAATCATGGTAAAAAACCTCTAAAAAAAAAGAACATGAGCCAGAAATAAAGAGAATTAAATCTAGCATTACAGATCCTGACAGTGGTTTTATGCATAGAGATAGAAAACCCAAAGGTTTCTTCTATCTAGAACACAGAACGGTGGATGCAGAGAATAACATTATTACAGGTGTTAATGTTACTCCTGGTAATATTAATGATGCAACACCTTATCTTCAAATATTAGATGAACAAATTGAAAAATATGGTTTTGAGGTGAAATTTGTAGGACTTGATGCTGGATATTTTACTGCTCCAATTTGTAAAGGTTTAAATGATAGAAATATACAGGGTGCTATAGGTTACAGACTTGGACCACATAAAAAAGGAAAGTTTACAAAAAATAGATTTCAATATGTTGATGAATGGGATGTTATAATGTGCCCAAATCTTTATCCAATGCATTATAAAACTACTACCCGTCAGGGTTATAGGGAATATATCAGTGATAAAAATAATTGCTCTGAGTGTCCATATAAAGAAAAATGCTTATATGATGGTAATGAAACTAGAACAATTAGACTCCATGTATGGGAAAAATATAAAGATAAAGTTAAAAGGTTTACTATGTACGATCAGTTAGGGAAGCGGATTTACAAGAGAAGAAAAGAAACCGTTGAGCGAAGCTTTGCAGATGCTAAACAACTGCATGGGCTTCGCTATGCCCGCTTTCGCGGAATTGAGAAAGTCAAAGAACAATGTCTTATGACAGCAGCAGTACAAAATATGAAAAAGATAGCGATGATACTATCATCTCTATCTTTTAATTCTTTTTTGAATGATTATTCTCATAAAATATTAAGCTACGCTTATTTTATATTTAAAAAAGACAAACCACTGAAATTTTTCAATGGTTTGTCAGCAACCTGATCATCTCTTAGATGATCTTTTGCTTTTATTTACTAACCTATTTTAATCGCAAGCCCTCTTTAGTCTGTTCGATCTTTTTTTCCTTTAATAGTCTTCCCACTGCACGTTTAAAAGCAGATTTACTCATTTTGAGATGATACTTTATTTGTTCAGGACTGCTTTTATCATTTAAAGGAAGCAATCCTCCTCTTTCTTTTATCTCTTCTAAAATCATTTCAGAATCTATATGCATCTGCTTATATGCAATCTTTCTTGTAGATAAATTGAGCTTTCCATCTTCCCTAATTTCAGTGATTCTTGCTTCTATTTCATCGCCATTTCTTATATCATAAAAAATTTCGTTTCTAGGAATAAGACCTATGTATTGACAATCTACTGCTACAAAGGCTCCTATATCCCTTTTGATCAAATACACAATTCCTTTTACACGATTCCCCTTCTGATAAGGTCCATGTGTTTTTAAATATTTCTCAATATCTGTAGTAGCACAGATTCTTCCACTTTTATCTACATAAACAAAAACCAAATATCTTCTACCTGTCTGCACCTTATATTTTTGTTCCTTAAAAGGTAAAAACAAATCCTTTTCCAATCCCCAATCTAAAAAAGCTCCAATTTTTGTAGTTTGAACCACCTTCAAATAAGCTAATTGACCTACCTCAGCTAATGGTTTTTTTCTTGTTGCAATCAAACGATCCTTTGAATCTCTATAAATAAATACTTCCAAAAGCTCCCCTTCCTTTACATCTGAAGGAAGCTGATTATTCGGTAGAAGAATATAATCCTTTGGATCATTTGTACCTCCATCTAAATAAACTCCCATAGGTACCTTTTTTACAATTTTTAGTTGTTGAAACTTACCGATACTTACCATGTTGTTTCCACCTTTGCTTTTATTTTTAACGAGAATTCTTTTTATCAAAAAGAATTCTCGCTTATTTTTTCTGCAATATAAATCTCAAACAATATATTTTATGGTTTTTGTTCTACAAATTCTTCCTAATAAAACTTCCTGTGATAGGATAAGAATAATCTATTCCCTTACATGATCTTATGGTTGCAATAACAGGAAGAATAAATGCTGCAAACCAAACAACAAGCAAAAAAGGTATTCCAATCAATATAATACTTAAAAATCCAAAAATAGCACCTAAAATCATCATTCCAATTTGAAATGCTAATGCTTCTTTCGCTTGATTTTTAACAAACATATCAGCAGTTAATAACATAATTATTAATGGAGCAATAATTGGAAATCCTACTATCCAACCTAAATGCGCTGCACCACATAATAGTTTTTGTTCTGTTGTAAGCATAATACATACCTCCTTATTTTATAGTTGATTAAATTTAGTTTTTAACATATAATACCTCTAAAATCATTTTTATATTATAAAAATAAAATTATACTTTGAGCTTATATTATACCATAATATATACATACGCTAAAATATTTTTACGAATATAATATATATAAACAACATCAACATAAAAAAGAAATATATAAATTTTGAAGGTTTAGTATTTTTTCATGTAATGAAGTTTAGTTTTTTCAAAAGTTATTTGGAATGAACTATATTTTGTATTTCGCTTTGAATTTGTTTATCTATAATATTATAAAGGAGGTAATAATAATGACTATTGCTGCTTTTTTTGACATCGATGGTACCTTATATCGAAATTCTTTAATGATTGAACATTTTAAAAAGCTTGTAAAATATGAAGTGCTCGATCCAGCTTTATGGCATAGCCATGCAAAAAAAACCTATAATAATTGGGATAAAAGACAAGGAAATTATGATGATTATCTTTTAGAAATCGCTCAAATTTATATTGATTCTATGAAAGGCTTAAATCAAAAGCAAATGGATTTCATTGCTAATCAAGTAATTCAGCTCAAAGGAGATCGTGTATACCGATATACACGCCAACGCATTCACTGGCATAAAGAACAAGGTCATAAAGTAATATTTATTTCTGGCAGTCCATCGTACTTAGTAGAAAAAATGGCAAACAAATACAATGTCATAGATTTTAAAGGAACAGAATATCTTACAGATGAAAATGATAATTATACAGGTGAAATTATACAAATGTGGGACTCAGAAAATAAGCAAAAGGCAATGCTTTCCTTTAAGAAAAAATATAACATTGATATGGAACATAGTTACGCATATGGAGATACAAATGGAGATTTTTCAATGTTTCAAATGGTAGGTTATCCTATTGCTATCAATCCTACAAAAGAGCTTTTACAAAATATCAAAGCCAATGAAGAAATAAAAAATAAGATCCAGATTATTGTAGAAAGAAAGGATGTAATATACAAGCTAAATGCAGATATTGAGATTTATTAAATAAATGATTTTTCAAAAAAAAAATTTGGGCACCCTTTAGTGCCCATTTCCATAGCAATTTTTGAACCTGAAAGAAAAGAGTTATTCTTAATGTATATTCATTCTACAATTGTTTTATTTCTCCTTCTTCATTTTTAAAATTTTATAAATGTCTAACAATCTATTCAATACCATATTTCCACATCTTCTCGTAAAGACTTGATCTACTAATATTAAGAATTTGTGCAGCCTTTGTTCTATTTCCATTGACTCTTTTTAAACAATCTAGTATTGCTTCCTTCTCCACTTCTTCTAGTATACTTTTTAAATCTTTATCCCCTCTTGTCTTCATACTTACCTCTATTTTTCTTATATGCATTGGTAAATGATTTACTTGTATTTCTTTTCCATAATCAACTAAATTTATCGCTCTTTCTAAAACGTTTTCTAGCTCTCTCACATTTCCTGGCCAATCATAATTTTTCAAGTAATTTACTGCCTCTGTAGAAATCTTCGTTACATAATTTCCAACTTGTTGAGATATTTTTTTAAGCAAATATTTTATCAATGGCTCCAAATCATCAATGCGCTCTCGAAGGGCTGGTATATAAATGCTCATCACATTTAATCGATAATATAAATCTTCTCGAAATTCTCCTTTTTCTACCATTTCCTCAAGGTTTCTATTCGTTGCAGCAATAATTCTTACATCTAAAGGAATATTCTTTGTTCCTCCTACTCTTTCAACTTCTTTTTCTTGTAGGACTCTCAATAATTTAGCCTGCATATTTTGAGGCATATCACCAATCTCATCAAGAAAAATACTTCCCCCATTTGCTAATTCAAATTTTCCTATTTTTCCTCCTCGTTTTGCACCTGTAAAAGCACCTTCTTCATATCCAAACAGCTCAGATTCTAAAAGCTCAGCTGGTATTGCTGCACAATTTACCTTTATAAAAGGCCCCATCGCTCGATTGCTAGCAGCATGAATTGCATGA includes:
- the safA gene encoding SafA/ExsA family spore coat assembly protein; the encoded protein is MKKFLTGMAIGLLLFTGAGSLNAQAVSKVHTVLPGDTLWKIAQRYEVGFSELIYENKQLKNPNIIYPGIKINIPDVEAERTFEKEVIRLVNAEREKMGLKPLKENWELSRIARYKSRDMKEQGYFSHTSPIYGTPFEMIKNFGLSYSYAGENIAKGQKTPKEVMMAWMNSPGHRKNILSPNYTEIGIGYAKDEKGTSYWTQMFIKSRNY
- a CDS encoding Na+/H+ antiporter NhaC family protein, which gives rise to MGFLMGFAKLSPVFVMAGLMISGMDALLAAPLATVYAAIIAVITEKLKFNEIVDCAVENVKEMQLVFFILMLAYAMAEAFMATGVGASIINMALSLGMTAKTVAVTGFIVTAILSVATGTSWGTFAACAPIFLWLNHIVGGHILLTTAAIAGGACFGDNIGLISDTTVVSSGIQKVEVIHRIRHQGVWSILCLVITAAIIFGLSMGLPNTTANASDAISQISPDVMDYLANKKPAAVTLLNQVKEGVPYYMIIPLLIVLVVAVKGLPTLACLGLGIISSLVLGLVAGTVENVSSFLDLVYTGFEGAGSWVIVMMMWVAAFGGIMGRIKAFAPISNLISSIVSNVRQLMFANGLLSILGNAALSDEMAQIVTIGPIIKSLTDENVEASEEDMYKLRLRNATFGDALGVFGSQLIPWHVYMGFYVAIASAVYPLHEFVAIEIIKHNVMAMVAVGSILLLTLTGLDRFIPLFGLPSEPQVKLKKHNKKTIKETA
- a CDS encoding ABC transporter ATP-binding protein; its protein translation is MKKKSNLSFLLEVSGKEKIKLYIAAIFSVISSLLGIAPYIFMYNIILEIFKTSVDYEKIKSMAIIVGVIVVARMVIFLASGVFSHVAAYTILYELRMKAINHISKLNMGFFTGHTIGEIKKTINEDVEKLENFIAHQIPDLASAVITPIVVITYLLYLNWKLALVLCIPIVLGFILQMSMFRGMEGMSNQYHALLKKLNATIIQYINGMNVMKAFNLSAKSFKNYKDTTKEYADYWIEMTMAYSPKYAIFLVLIDSGLLFMIPIGGIMLLNQTINVSTYIIFLILSSNFLISFKQLLEFGAQFSLLLEGAGKVREILKKEQQVKGNRRLNEKIKGKIEFNNITFKYDKEEVIKNLSLTIEPNSIVALVGPSGSGKTTLGQLVGRFWDVKEGSITIDGINIKEIKMEDLMDNVSFVFQNVFMLHDTIAENIKMGSNKSTEEIIEASKKAQIHDFIMSLPNGYDTLLGEEGIKLSGGEKQRISIARAILKDSPIIILDEVTSYSDVENESKIQQALRTLLRGKTAIIIAHRLYTIKNADKIVVLNEGEIVEQGTHDFLMNKKGLYRHLWDLYDYEVLEVERGA
- a CDS encoding P-II family nitrogen regulator encodes the protein MYALFLILNETEKLDQIHNIFYEVGVGATTIDSVGMGKVLLEHHIDVPIFSSIRKLVEGNKPYNKTIISVIREEDKLRKTIDLINEELNHINKPGVGFMFVLPVLECYGSKHSGSKIKQINKG
- a CDS encoding helix-turn-helix domain-containing protein; its protein translation is MIIKKNIIDDYYKYIENKYCAKTLDELLGKKYFIKDQLGEGSFFRVKIEKGLEISGFNISKMEMDFDRVPHEDILEVGYCYSGDTKILSLPDYKKYAFKEGDIFIYKALNELERFKFEYRNCKTISIHMNFNIIKNAVNSIWEDRIIRDWQENINNIFNENILIVEKASYDLRKIAQEIDEISSNNMMGYIKLKLKAIEFLSTFLEEKSKKNLKNIKNKEIQRITKAKEIINENIQNTPSVKELAIKLNTSIYKLQKWFKDITGDTVYGYIKKAKIRKAKYLLKNTNLSILEIANEIGYENPSKFANVFKRYNGITPLKYRKSK
- a CDS encoding cation:proton antiporter; translation: MNPFISLGIALIVGILFGKLMNRFKVPAVAGYIIAGLILGTSGFNIVNSEMIEKLSFLSDFALGIIAFNIGSELQISVIKKLGKSIFVIATCEALSAFLFVTAITYLLTKNISTALILGAVSSATAPAATVMVLKEYNAKGPLTSTLLGVVAIDDAICLMIYAIASSVAKVFIKHETVTLYKILIHPIMEIVSSILVGLVLGIILTYLVKISKKEGELLPFITGMIILLVGIATKFHLSPLLCAMALGIVIANISSNNRRAFSSVESFSSPIIAAFFTLAGSRLDISLLPHIGIIGVCYLIFRIIGKVLGASIGGIIADSPKVVKKYIGFGLLSQVGVAVGLAIVVNREFSNSELGSLVITILLATTIITEIVGPLATKSAIIKAKEAHL
- a CDS encoding NUDIX hydrolase, translating into MNFPAIQEFFQNRQAKPEGNYERFSVLVPIVKVKDQLELLFEIRSDHLKVQPKEICFPGGKIEKNESEKMCAIRETCEELNISSDHIKIFGSLDFLVLPYNIILYPFLGSISSIDPKKIQFNKDEVSEVFTVPIDFFMENEPQKHFIYLNAHIPETFPFHMIPSGKNYNWRTGKYPVLFYKYKEYVIWGMTARIIKNFVDIIKSKKSSLR